Proteins from a single region of Sandaracinaceae bacterium:
- a CDS encoding YHYH domain-containing protein, producing MGRLLFVFLLALPASAAAHRGGLDDQGGHHDRRTGEYHCHRAGCCQPPRERRDPERDDENEPDDEPERPRG from the coding sequence ATGGGTCGACTGCTGTTCGTGTTCCTCCTCGCGCTGCCCGCGTCGGCCGCGGCGCACCGTGGCGGACTCGACGACCAGGGCGGGCACCACGATCGACGCACGGGCGAGTACCACTGCCATCGAGCGGGCTGCTGTCAGCCGCCCCGCGAACGACGCGACCCCGAAAGAGACGACGAGAACGAGCCCGACGAC